The genomic stretch TTTGTTATGCGCCCATTGGCCGGTACATACTGAAGATCTGCTCCCCCTCATTCCCCGCGGTCTGGAATTAGAACTTTGGGAAGGTAGACCATGGATTAGTTTAATCCCATTTCGCTTGTCTCCTTTACGCGTTCGCGGGGTACCTCCTCTTCCCTTTGTTAGTGATTTTCTTGAACTAAACGTTCGTACGTATGTGACTCGAAATGGTCATAGCCCCGTCAAGTAGACATTAAAAAAAGAGGATTTTCCATTTACGCGGCGACTTTTTCCCGGAATTCGATTGGGGAGAGGTCGCCGAGTTTGTTTTGGAAACGTTCCT from Paenibacillus polygoni encodes the following:
- a CDS encoding DUF2071 domain-containing protein: MNPKEILSHTKHRPFPIPEGPWLMKQGWNDLLCAHWPVHTEDLLPLIPRGLELELWEGRPWISLIPFRLSPLRVRGVPPLPFVSDFLELNVRTYVTRNGHSPVK